From the Tribolium castaneum strain GA2 chromosome 2, icTriCast1.1, whole genome shotgun sequence genome, one window contains:
- the Polr2J gene encoding DNA-directed RNA polymerase II subunit RPB11, which translates to MNAPPTFESFLLYDGEKKIIREQDTKVPNAAIFTINKEDHTLGNMIRNQLLKDPNVLFAGYKVPHPLEHKFVLRIQTTSDYSPQEALMNSITDLISELSLFEERFKEAIKEKKEGLD; encoded by the exons ATGAATGCGCCACCAACCTTCGAGTCATTTTTGCTCTATGATGGAGAGAAAAA gaTAATAAGGGAACAAGACACAAAAGTGCCAAACGCGGCTATTTTTACCATAAACAAAGAAGACCACACGTTGGGAAACATGATCAGAAA ccAATTGTTAAAAGATCCGAACGTTTTGTTTGCTGGATACAAGGTGCCTCATCCACTTGAGCATAAATTTGTGTTGAGAATTCAAACAACATCTGATTATTCGCCTCAAGAAGCTTTGATGAATTCTATCACAGATttgatttcagagttgtctttgtTTGAAGAACGTTTTAAGGAAGCGATCAAGGAAAAGAAAGAAGGTTTAGATTAA